TCCTTTTTTCTGCCATAATTTCATCCATTCATTTTGTATGAGCTTCAGCAATTTGGCCACCTCCTGTCAATTCTAAGAACTGATCTTCTAGCGTTTTCACATGTGGTTGGACCGCATAGAGTTGAATATTTTCAGCTGCCAACTGACCTACAAGAATAGGAACCTCTTCTTTTTCAATTTGAAGAAGCAGTCCATCTTTAAATGACTCCATTAATCTTCCTTCTGCCATCAAAATCTGCTCAACTTTTTCTAACGGAGACGCTTCTATATAATAATGTGATTCTCTTGCATCAGACATCTCCTCAACGTTTAACAGTTTACCGTTTTGAATGACCGCAATCCGGTCACACATTAATTCAATTTCTGAAAGCATATGGCTCGATACAAATACTGAAACGCCTTCTTTTTCCGCAATACTTCTTAAGTACATCCGAAATTCACGAATTCCTGCCGGATCCAGACCATTTGTCGGTTCATCTAATATCAAAAACTTTGGTCGATGAAGCAGCGCTTGTGCAAGGCCAAGTCTTTGCCGCATCCCAAGCGAATAAGAAGCCACTTTTTCATGAATCCGGTTTTGCAAGCCGACTTGTTGAACAACTTCGTCAATACGCGCTTTCGTCACATTCGGATGCATTCTCGCAAAGTGCACCAAATTTTTATACCCTGACATATACTTATACATCTCAGGATTTTCAACGATAACCCCTACTTTTGAAAGGCCTTCTTCAAAATTTTCGCTAAGTGCAACGCCGTCTATGTACACATCTCCATGTGTCGGCTTCATTAACCCAACCATCATTCGAATCGTCGTCGTTTTCCCCGCCCCATTCGGCCCTAAAAACCCCGTAATTTGTCCAGGATACAAAGACAAATTTAAGTTATCAATAATTTTCTTCTTCCCAATTGTTTTCGATAAACCGCGTAGTTCTACTACTGGTTTTTCTACCATATTACTTCTCCCCCTTAAATAAAGACGCCATCCAAGTCGTCATATCAACGCCGTGCAACTCTCGAATGTCATCTACCGTTTCACGGGCAACTAATTGCGCCCCACTTAGTACTACGACTTCATCAAGCAAAGGTTCCATTTCTTTTAGGAAAAGCCATTCCTATTAGCGAAATAGATGTTAAATTAATAAATCAATAACTTTTTCTTATCGCACCAGATTAGAATATACGAATAGTGAATTAATTAGTAGATGATTATACTAAAGATAGTAAGTATAAGGAGTGATTGAAAATGAGCACATTTCTTACAGGTATCGACCATATTCAAATCGCTAGCCCACCAGATTCCGAGGATACAGCTAGAAAGTTTTACGGAGAATTACTCAGCATGGAAGAAATCTCAAAGCCCCCAAATTTGCAAGGCCGCGGAGGTTGTTGGTTCATTTGCGGTTCTCAAGAAGTACACATCGGCATTCAAAAAGATTTCGTCGCAGCCAAAAAAGCGCATCCCGGCTTTACCGTTCATGCGCTTGAGGAACTAAAACTACGATTGGCAGAAGCAGGCTATGCAATTCATGAAGAAGCCCCAATTGATGGACGTTCTCGCTTTTTCACAAACGACCCATTCGGCAATCGGATTGAGTTTTTAGAGTTTGAATAAACAACCAATAAAAAGATTTTCTACAAACATCTTTTTCATCCGAGTGCCCCTCTTTGCTTATATACGAAAATAAACGCGAATCGTTCAATTTTCCGCAATAAAGCAGGGGTTATTATGTCCATAACTAGAAGATCAAGAGTATGTGTATAAATGTTCATTCGACAGAAAACGAGGTTATCCACATGTGTATATCTAAATGAAAAATTAGTCGAAATGGGTTTATCCACATTTAGTCTTGATATCATTCTTTTGGTTGTTGATGACTTTAATTTAAAAGAGTCTGCCGTGGCAGACTTTTTATGTTGATCAATGCTTCGTTTTAAGACGTTCTTTTCGATGCGCCAAACGTGCTGGACCCATTTCAAATAAAGCTTTTTCTTCTTTAGTTTCAGGTTGAACTGCTGGAACAGGAACTGGTTGATTATCTTCATCCATCGCCACCATCGTTAAAAAAGATTCCGTCGTTAATTTTCTAACGCTTTCTTTAAGCGGATTAATCGAATGAACGGTCACGTATACTTCCATCGAAGTTCGTCCAGTTGAACTAATGACTGCCTCTAATTCCAAAACATCGCCTACTTTTGCAGACGAAACAAAATCCACTTTATCAATCGAAGCCGTTACAACTGCACGATTAGAATGTTTCATTGCTGTAATTGCCGCAATTTCATCGATGTATGCGAGTACATTTCCACCAAAAATCATCTCTAAATGATTTGTATCCGGCGGCAATACTAGTTTCGTTTGAACTGTACGTGATTCGCTCATTTTTCGTGTTTTCAACATATATTTTACTCCTTTAATTTAACGGTATTTACAAGTATACACTTATTTTGATTGGCTGCTGAAGTTTTTTCAATGTACGCATGAAAGTTTGCAACGCTTCTTGAAATCTTAGCAACACTCACCAACCTTCGCAACGTTTTAGACAAACAATGCAACGCTTCCACGAAACAATGAAACACTCTCACAAAACCTCGCAACACTGAATTACTCATACCCTCCATAAATAAATTATTCCCAACATAAAAAGCAGTTATTCTACAAGAATAACTGCTTTTTAACCGGTGCTCTATTTTCTTTTTGCATCGTTTCCTCATCATATAAATGACAAGCGACCGAGTGACCTTTCGTTTTTTCAATCCATCTAGGTTTTACCATCGCACAAACAGGCATTGCATAAGCACATCTCGTTCTAAATACACAACCAGACGGCGGATTGGTTGGACTCGGCAATTCGCCTTCTAACAAAATTCGCTCACGCGTTTCTTCAACGTCAGGGTCTGGAATGGGAATTGCGGAGAGTAAAGCTTCCGTATAAGGATGTAAAGGTTGCTCATACAACGCTTCACTCGTCGTTAATTCGACAATATGCCCGAGATACATAACAGCAATACGATCTGAAATATACTTGACCATCGACAAATCATGCGCGATAAATAGATAGGTTAATCCTTTTTCCCGCTGCAAACGTTGCAATAACTTCACCACTTGTGCTTGAACGGATACATCTAATGCTGAAATCGGTTCATCTGCAATAATAAAATCCGGGTCTAGCGCCAGCGCACGGGCAATGCCAATTCGTTGGCGCTGGCCGCCCGAAAACTCATGTGGATAGCGATTCGCATGGTCTCGGTTCAATCCGACATCTTCCAACAACTCAATAACGCGCTCTTCTATTTCTTTTTTAGAATTCAGCACCTTATGAACAATCATAGGTTCCGAAATAATCTCCAGAACTGTTAGGCGGGGATTTAACGACGCATATGGATCTTGAAAAATCATCTGCATCTTTCGTAAAAACGTTTGACGGTCTTTTTCATTCAACTCATGGATGTTTTTATCTTCATATAAAACGTTGCCGTCTGTTTTTTCATATAAGCCTAAGATGGTTCTTCCTGCCGTCGATTTTCCACATCCTGATTCACCCACAAGACCGAATGTCTCCCCTTTATAAATATCGAAAGAAATCCCGTCAACCGCTTTTAATTGAACACCTCGGCCGACATCAAAGTAACGTTTTAAATTTTGCACAGAAAGCAACACCGATTGTTCCATACTCTGTCTCCTTTATTTCAACGCTTCAATTGCTTAAGGTTGAATCTGGTGATGTTCAAGCAGTGGAACTAAAACTTCAATATACGATATTTTCATGAAGACATTTCTATTTATTCAACCCCAGGTAATATCGTCAATGTTTTTTCATTCGCATCTAACTTCGCTTCTACGCCAAGCGGAACGGCAAAATGTGGTTCACAATGACCTATTTTGAAACCTTTTACCACAGGTACTTGAAGCGGCTTTAAATAATGGTCAAGCACTTCATCTAACGTCAGTGTCCACTTTTTCTCCGTTTCAGTCCTTGCAAAATCACCTACGACAACACCCGCAACTTCCTTCAACTTGCCTGCCATACGTAAATGATTCAATAAGCCATCAACACGTGCAGGTTCTTCCCCAATATCTTCGATCAACAAGAGTTTCCCAGCCGTATCCACTTCAAATTTCGTCCCAATCGTACGAACAAGTAAAGATAAGTTTCCGCCGATTAACTCTCCACGCGCAACGCCTGAAGTGATCGTTTCTAACGGAGAAATATCCTCTGTATAATGCAATTCCATCGGTTCAAATAATTGTTGGAACATTTTTTTCGATAGGTCTTCAAATGTATCTTTCCCGATATTTGGCCCAAGCATTGGCCCGTGGAATGTCACTAAGTTTGAATACAAGCCCATCGCTGTATGGAGAAATGTAATATCGCTAAATCCCCAAAACACTTTTGGGTGTTCTTTCATAATTTGCAAGTCAATTTGATCCACAATTCGACCCGCCCCGTACCCGCCACTTGAACAAATAATGCCATTCACTTCAGGATCTTGAAACAACGTCTCTAAATCTTCAAGACGCTCTTCGTCAGTTCCCGCCAAATAACCATTAATGTTTTTAGCATGCTTTCCAAACTTCCACTTTAGCCCCAACTCTTCAAGAAACAGCAATGACTTCACTAGTTCTTCTCTTCCTGGTGGACTCGAAGGCGACACGATGCCAATTGTATCTCCTTTTTGTAAACGTTTCGGACGAACTCTCATCAACTATTCACTTTCCTTCCTAACTTTTGTTCTACATTCAATCTACCATATCATTACGACATCTGGCGCGATGATTCTTTAATGAAGAGAAAATGAACGTAAAAAGATATGCTTTAAAGGAGGCCGCTATTCGCCGCCCCCGTTTACGATCCCCGTCTTACTTTTTATCTGCCTTCTTCAAATCAATATACCCAACTGGGTGGCGCAAAATATTTTCAACACCTGGCTTTTCAAGCGTTACCGCATTGTAGTAGTACAGCGGGAAGACTGGCATTTCTTCCATTAATAATCGATCAGCTTGCACAAGTAAATCCCATCTCTTTTCTTCGTCCACTTCATTTTTCGCTTTATGAATTAATTCATCATACTCCGCATTTGACCAAGTCGTCCGATTCATTGGCGAATCGGTGATGAAACTTTCAAGCGCATTGACTGGATCCGCATAGTCTTGTAAAAATGAAGAACGAGAAAACTGATATTTATGTTCTTTCTGTTCTGCTAAAAATACAGACCCTTCCACATTTTGAAGCTCTATTTCGACACCTAGCACTTCTTTAAACTTCGCTTGTAGTGCCACCGCAATATTTTGGTGAGATTCACTTGTTGAATATGTTAACGTAACGGTTGGAAGTTCATCATACCCCTCTTCTTCCATTCCCTCCGCTAATAATTTTTTCGCTTCGTCTGGTGAGAACTCTACAAGCTTTCCTGCTGTATCCCTAAATTCTTTTCCATCTGGCCCGATAAATCCATAGGACACAAAACCATGTGCCGGCTTTTCATTATTTTTCGTAATGTACTCAACAATTTCTTCTTGATTAACCGCAAGCCCAAATGCTCTTCTGATTTTTTTATTCGTAAACGGCTCCATCGATGTATTAAATCGGAAGAAATAAAGTCCCGCTTGATCATCGATACGAAGCTCATCGCTATCTGCCAGTTGTTCAGATAACTCAGCAGGTACGCCCGATACGTCTAATTCTCCTGCTTCATACATTTGATATTCCGTCGTTGAATCAATCACCATTGCCCATTCAATACGGTCTAGATTCACAACGTCGGCATCCCAGTAATGTTCATTTTTCTCAAAAGCAAAACTCACATCATGGTCCCATTCGACAAGTTTGAAAGGGCCGTTTCCGACAAATGTTTCTGCCTCTGTATGCCACTTTGGATTCTCAGTTGCCACTTTTTCATTCACCGGGAAAAAACTTGGGTTCGTAATAATATTTAAAAATGACTCCGTTGGTGCTGTCAAAACAACTTCAAAAGTACGTTCATCGACTGCTTTCACCGCAACATCTTCTTCGGCACCTTCCCCATTATTGTAGGCTTCTGCCCCTTCAATAAAATACGCTAAAAATGCGGCTGGA
This window of the Sporosarcina pasteurii genome carries:
- a CDS encoding ABC transporter ATP-binding protein, which codes for MVEKPVVELRGLSKTIGKKKIIDNLNLSLYPGQITGFLGPNGAGKTTTIRMMVGLMKPTHGDVYIDGVALSENFEEGLSKVGVIVENPEMYKYMSGYKNLVHFARMHPNVTKARIDEVVQQVGLQNRIHEKVASYSLGMRQRLGLAQALLHRPKFLILDEPTNGLDPAGIREFRMYLRSIAEKEGVSVFVSSHMLSEIELMCDRIAVIQNGKLLNVEEMSDARESHYYIEASPLEKVEQILMAEGRLMESFKDGLLLQIEKEEVPILVGQLAAENIQLYAVQPHVKTLEDQFLELTGGGQIAEAHTK
- a CDS encoding VOC family protein, with the translated sequence MSTFLTGIDHIQIASPPDSEDTARKFYGELLSMEEISKPPNLQGRGGCWFICGSQEVHIGIQKDFVAAKKAHPGFTVHALEELKLRLAEAGYAIHEEAPIDGRSRFFTNDPFGNRIEFLEFE
- a CDS encoding acyl-CoA thioesterase, whose amino-acid sequence is MLKTRKMSESRTVQTKLVLPPDTNHLEMIFGGNVLAYIDEIAAITAMKHSNRAVVTASIDKVDFVSSAKVGDVLELEAVISSTGRTSMEVYVTVHSINPLKESVRKLTTESFLTMVAMDEDNQPVPVPAVQPETKEEKALFEMGPARLAHRKERLKTKH
- a CDS encoding ABC transporter ATP-binding protein, with amino-acid sequence MEQSVLLSVQNLKRYFDVGRGVQLKAVDGISFDIYKGETFGLVGESGCGKSTAGRTILGLYEKTDGNVLYEDKNIHELNEKDRQTFLRKMQMIFQDPYASLNPRLTVLEIISEPMIVHKVLNSKKEIEERVIELLEDVGLNRDHANRYPHEFSGGQRQRIGIARALALDPDFIIADEPISALDVSVQAQVVKLLQRLQREKGLTYLFIAHDLSMVKYISDRIAVMYLGHIVELTTSEALYEQPLHPYTEALLSAIPIPDPDVEETRERILLEGELPSPTNPPSGCVFRTRCAYAMPVCAMVKPRWIEKTKGHSVACHLYDEETMQKENRAPVKKQLFL
- a CDS encoding LD-carboxypeptidase encodes the protein MRVRPKRLQKGDTIGIVSPSSPPGREELVKSLLFLEELGLKWKFGKHAKNINGYLAGTDEERLEDLETLFQDPEVNGIICSSGGYGAGRIVDQIDLQIMKEHPKVFWGFSDITFLHTAMGLYSNLVTFHGPMLGPNIGKDTFEDLSKKMFQQLFEPMELHYTEDISPLETITSGVARGELIGGNLSLLVRTIGTKFEVDTAGKLLLIEDIGEEPARVDGLLNHLRMAGKLKEVAGVVVGDFARTETEKKWTLTLDEVLDHYLKPLQVPVVKGFKIGHCEPHFAVPLGVEAKLDANEKTLTILPGVE
- a CDS encoding peptide ABC transporter substrate-binding protein; the encoded protein is MKKWWMLLIVALMAIALIACTANEEAGKEPQKEGEETEETEEATDEKTDKKVLYLNNGDEPTSFDPSVGFNAVSWSPLNNLMEGLTRLSEDHIAEEATAEKIDISDDGLTYTFTIREDAKWSNGDPVVAGDFVYGWLHMLNPETASPAAFLAYFIEGAEAYNNGEGAEEDVAVKAVDERTFEVVLTAPTESFLNIITNPSFFPVNEKVATENPKWHTEAETFVGNGPFKLVEWDHDVSFAFEKNEHYWDADVVNLDRIEWAMVIDSTTEYQMYEAGELDVSGVPAELSEQLADSDELRIDDQAGLYFFRFNTSMEPFTNKKIRRAFGLAVNQEEIVEYITKNNEKPAHGFVSYGFIGPDGKEFRDTAGKLVEFSPDEAKKLLAEGMEEEGYDELPTVTLTYSTSESHQNIAVALQAKFKEVLGVEIELQNVEGSVFLAEQKEHKYQFSRSSFLQDYADPVNALESFITDSPMNRTTWSNAEYDELIHKAKNEVDEEKRWDLLVQADRLLMEEMPVFPLYYYNAVTLEKPGVENILRHPVGYIDLKKADKK